A region from the Thermotoga sp. genome encodes:
- a CDS encoding HAD family phosphatase — MKAVIFDMDGVLMDTEPLYFEAYRRVAESYGKPYTEDIHKRIMGIPERESLPILMESLKIEDSPENFKKKVHEEKKRVFSELLKENPGVREALALVKRKGLKLALATSTPQREAIERLKKLQLKDFFNVMVFGDQVKKGKPDPEIYLLVLKRLNVDPEGVIVFEDSKSGVKAALRAGIKEVYGVVHSLNDGRTLLEAGAKMLINPEEIASILREVL, encoded by the coding sequence ATGAAAGCAGTTATTTTCGACATGGATGGAGTTTTGATGGACACGGAGCCGCTCTACTTTGAGGCCTACAGAAGAGTCGCCGAGAGTTACGGAAAACCCTACACCGAAGACATTCACAAAAGGATAATGGGGATTCCGGAGAGGGAAAGTCTTCCCATTCTGATGGAGTCCCTCAAGATAGAGGACTCACCAGAAAACTTCAAAAAAAAGGTGCACGAAGAGAAGAAGCGGGTCTTTTCCGAGCTTTTAAAAGAAAACCCAGGTGTGAGAGAAGCCCTGGCACTTGTGAAGAGAAAGGGTTTGAAACTTGCCCTTGCAACCTCTACTCCACAAAGGGAAGCGATCGAGAGATTGAAAAAGCTCCAACTTAAGGATTTCTTTAACGTTATGGTGTTCGGCGATCAAGTGAAGAAGGGAAAACCAGATCCAGAGATTTACTTGCTCGTTTTGAAGAGACTGAACGTGGACCCTGAAGGGGTGATCGTTTTTGAGGACTCAAAGAGCGGTGTGAAAGCTGCTCTCAGGGCGGGAATAAAAGAAGTTTACGGAGTGGTTCACTCCCTGAACGATGGCCGGACACTTCTTGAGGCAGGTGCAAAGATGCTAATAAATCCTGAAGAGATAGCGAGTATCCTCAGAGAGGTTCTCTGA
- a CDS encoding NAD+ synthase yields MKQLRVTLAQLNPTLGDFEGNLKKAIEALEIAEERGSDLLIFPELFLSGYPPEDLMLRLSFLRENKRYLQEFASHTKNREVTVLIGFIDSDEDAYNAAAVLKKGEVLGVYRKMFLPNYGVFDERRYFKPGEDLLVLKMDDVKIGVTICEDIWNPVEPSASLSLGEGVHFVANLSASPYHVGKPGLRREYLSMKAYDCHTAIAYCNMVGGQDELVFDGGSIVVDASGEVISYGKLFEEEIITVDLDLDENLRVSLLNPGRRYMRSQNYPVKIIEVGGLREKSTHFEPVLNPIPRREEEMFKALVTGVRDYVRKNGFEEVVIGLSGGMDSSLVAVIATEALGKENVKGVLMPSMYTSKSSLEDARTLAKNLGIETFMIPITEVFRSYLDVLKDVFAGREPDITEENIQARIRGNYLMALSNKFGWLVLTTGNKSEMATGYATLYGDMAGGFAVIKDVYKTDVYRIGRWYNEWKGKEIIPENVFRKPPSAELRPGQTDQEKLPPYEVLDEILRLYIEEGLDPEEIVLKGFDRKTVVEVTEMVRKNEYKRKQAAIGTKISTRAFGKDWRMPITSRFREPL; encoded by the coding sequence ATGAAGCAACTGAGAGTGACTCTGGCCCAGCTCAATCCAACTCTGGGTGATTTTGAGGGAAATCTGAAGAAAGCGATAGAAGCTCTCGAAATAGCCGAAGAGAGAGGCAGTGATCTTCTCATCTTCCCAGAGCTCTTCTTGTCCGGATACCCCCCGGAGGATCTCATGTTGAGGCTCTCTTTCCTGAGGGAGAACAAACGGTACCTCCAAGAATTTGCGTCACACACGAAAAACCGGGAAGTGACTGTCCTTATAGGATTCATCGACAGCGACGAAGACGCGTACAACGCCGCAGCCGTCCTGAAAAAAGGAGAAGTACTCGGTGTCTACAGGAAGATGTTTCTTCCGAACTACGGCGTCTTCGACGAGAGAAGATACTTCAAACCTGGAGAAGATCTTCTTGTTTTGAAGATGGATGACGTCAAGATAGGCGTTACCATCTGTGAGGACATCTGGAATCCGGTGGAACCGAGTGCCTCCCTGTCCCTGGGAGAAGGAGTTCATTTTGTGGCAAACCTTTCCGCTTCGCCCTATCATGTGGGAAAACCGGGGCTGAGGAGAGAATACCTCTCGATGAAGGCGTACGACTGCCACACAGCGATAGCCTACTGTAACATGGTGGGTGGACAGGATGAACTCGTCTTCGACGGAGGAAGTATCGTCGTTGACGCGTCTGGAGAGGTGATCAGCTACGGGAAACTCTTCGAAGAGGAAATCATCACGGTGGATCTCGATCTCGACGAGAATTTGAGGGTTTCCCTTCTGAATCCAGGAAGAAGGTACATGAGGTCGCAGAACTACCCCGTGAAGATCATTGAGGTGGGAGGCCTTCGCGAAAAGTCCACACACTTCGAGCCAGTCTTGAATCCGATCCCGAGAAGGGAAGAAGAGATGTTCAAGGCTCTGGTCACGGGTGTGAGGGACTACGTGAGGAAGAACGGGTTCGAAGAGGTGGTCATCGGTCTGAGCGGGGGGATGGATTCATCTCTCGTTGCAGTCATAGCAACAGAAGCGTTGGGAAAGGAGAACGTGAAGGGTGTCCTCATGCCCTCCATGTACACCTCGAAATCGAGCCTTGAAGATGCCCGGACGCTTGCAAAGAACCTCGGAATAGAGACATTTATGATTCCCATCACGGAAGTGTTCAGGTCGTACCTTGATGTTCTGAAAGACGTCTTCGCCGGAAGAGAACCGGACATAACCGAAGAGAACATCCAAGCGAGAATAAGAGGGAATTACCTGATGGCGCTCTCGAACAAGTTTGGCTGGCTCGTTCTTACCACGGGAAACAAGAGCGAAATGGCAACGGGCTACGCCACACTCTACGGAGATATGGCGGGAGGCTTTGCGGTCATAAAGGATGTTTACAAGACAGACGTGTACAGAATAGGAAGGTGGTACAACGAGTGGAAGGGAAAAGAAATAATACCGGAGAACGTCTTCAGAAAACCTCCTTCCGCCGAGCTCAGGCCAGGACAGACGGACCAGGAGAAACTCCCACCGTACGAGGTTCTGGACGAAATACTGAGACTTTACATAGAAGAGGGACTGGATCCCGAAGAGATCGTACTCAAGGGATTCGACAGAAAAACGGTGGTGGAAGTAACCGAGATGGTACGAAAGAACGAATACAAGAGAAAACAGGCCGCCATCGGAACCAAGATCTCCACCAGGGCGTTCGGAAAAGACTGGAGAATGCCCATAACGAGCAGATTCAGAGAACCTCTCTGA
- the purM gene encoding phosphoribosylformylglycinamidine cyclo-ligase: MKYTYRDAGVDVERGESFSRKIKNAVKLPDWLMKEPTGYAAILKITKPPIAVTADGIGTKLILHRKYGTWRYAAEDLVGMNYNDLVCVGARPVAFLDYLGVKRITEEHEQFIKELVDVLENVGVKLVGGETAEMPDVYHEDWDAVGFAVGVLERRVPVDTIKEGDVIVGIPSSGFHSNGWSLIRKILKEENLKPESLPFNLLKGTRIYKEVIDVFDMVKGIAHVTGGGIIRALKRVLGSIGAHVSLPKRDFIDWILKYVEFDEALNTFNMGIGMLLIVEKKRLENVLSKVDGVVVGSVESDWKIEYGGEGG; this comes from the coding sequence GTGAAATACACTTACAGAGACGCTGGTGTTGACGTTGAAAGAGGAGAGAGCTTTTCTAGGAAAATAAAGAACGCGGTGAAACTGCCAGACTGGTTGATGAAGGAACCCACAGGATACGCTGCCATACTGAAAATCACAAAACCACCGATCGCTGTCACGGCAGACGGTATTGGAACAAAACTCATCCTCCACAGAAAGTACGGAACGTGGCGCTACGCGGCTGAAGACCTTGTTGGAATGAACTACAACGATCTGGTCTGTGTTGGGGCAAGGCCGGTTGCTTTCCTGGACTATCTCGGCGTGAAAAGGATAACTGAAGAACACGAACAGTTCATAAAAGAACTCGTGGACGTACTTGAAAACGTAGGTGTCAAGCTGGTCGGAGGAGAAACTGCAGAGATGCCAGACGTCTATCACGAAGATTGGGACGCCGTGGGATTCGCCGTTGGGGTTCTGGAAAGAAGAGTTCCCGTTGACACAATAAAAGAAGGGGACGTCATCGTCGGGATTCCCTCCTCAGGCTTTCATTCGAACGGATGGTCACTCATAAGGAAGATCCTGAAGGAAGAAAACTTAAAACCTGAGAGTCTACCTTTCAACCTTCTGAAGGGGACACGCATATACAAAGAGGTCATCGATGTGTTCGATATGGTCAAGGGGATCGCGCATGTGACCGGTGGAGGTATTATCAGGGCTTTGAAAAGAGTCCTGGGAAGTATCGGGGCTCATGTTTCTCTTCCGAAGAGAGATTTCATCGATTGGATTTTGAAGTACGTTGAATTCGACGAGGCACTCAACACTTTCAATATGGGAATTGGTATGCTTCTGATCGTAGAAAAAAAGAGGCTGGAGAATGTTCTAAGCAAAGTGGATGGTGTGGTTGTTGGAAGCGTCGAAAGTGACTGGAAAATCGAGTACGGAGGTGAGGGGGGATAA